A single region of the Mangifera indica cultivar Alphonso unplaced genomic scaffold, CATAS_Mindica_2.1 Un_0030, whole genome shotgun sequence genome encodes:
- the LOC123206259 gene encoding vacuolar cation/proton exchanger 3-like — MASHEPWLLENGNLKGLSKENRHGRTAHNMSSSSLRKKSDLTLVSKVPCNCLRQLLANLQEVILGTKLSILFPAIPFAIIAYCYGFGKPWVFVLSLLGLTPLAERVSFLTEQIAYYTGPTVGGLLNATCGNATELIIAIFALAEHKIDVVKYSLLGSILSNLLLVLGSSLFCGGLANLKREQKYDRRQADVNSLLLFLALLCYLLPLLFRYAGASAALTADPTLKLSRAASILMLIAYVVYIIFQLWTHRQFFEAQEGSDDDGEEAPVIGFWSGFAWLIGMTVVIAVLSEYVVGTIEDASESWGISVSFISIILLPIVGNAAEHAGAVIFAFKNKLDITLGVALGSATQIALFVVPLNVIAAWMMGIKMDLNFNPLETGALALSIIATAFSLQDGNSHYLKGLVLLLCYIVIGACFFVSQRPLGMYLHESL, encoded by the exons ATGGCTTCACATGAACCATGGCTTTTGGAAAATGGCAACCTCAAAGGGCTGAGCAAGGAGAATCGACATGGGAGAACTGCCCACAACATGTCGTCTTCATCCTTGAGGAAGAAGTCTGATCTCACGCTTGTATCAAAAGTTCCTTGTAATTGCCTTAGACAATTGCTTGCTAATCTCCAAGAGGTCATTTTGGGGACCAAACTTTCTATTCTCTTTCCTGCAATACCATTTGCCATAATCGCTTACTGTTATGGCTTTGGAAAA CCATGGGTTTTCGTTCTCAGCTTATTGGGACTTACTCCTTTAGCCGAACGTGTTAGCTTTCTGACCGA GCAAATTGCTTACTACACTGGCCCAACAG TGGGGGGACTCTTGAACGCAACTTGTGGCAATGCTACGGAGCTCATAATAGCAATCTTTGCTCTAGCTGAGCATAAAATAGATGTGGTCAAGTATTCTCTTCTAGGTTCCATTCTTTCGAACCTCCTTCTAGTTCTTGGCTCCTCTCTCTTCTGTGGAGGCTTGGCCAACCTCAAAAGGGAACAAAAATATGATAGA AGACAAGCTGATGTGAACTCACTGCTGCTGTTCCTGGCATTGTTGTGCTACTTGCTGCCGCTGCTGTTTAGATATGCTGGTGCCTCAGCTGCTCTCACGGCGGACCCAACACTGAAGTTGTCGAGAGCCGCCAGCATTTTAATGTTGATTGCTTATGTTGTGTACATTATCTTCCAACTATGGACACACAGGCAATTTTTTGAAGCTCAGGAG GGCTCGGATGATGATGGTGAAGAAGCGCCTGTGATAGGATTTTGGAGTGGATTTGCCTGGCTGATTGGGATGACTGTTGTCATTGCTGTATTATCCGAATATGTTGTGGGCACTATTGAGGATGCTTCTGAATCTTGGGGAATCTCTGTCAGCTTCATTAGCATCATCTTGCTACCCATAGTTGGAAATGCAGCTGAGCATGCTGGAGCTGTCATATTTGCCTTTAAAAACAAGCTG GATATTACCTTGGGAGTTGCCTTGGGTTCTGCAACTCAGATTGCTTTATTTGTG GTTCCACTGAATGTGATTGCTGCTTGGATGATGGGGATTAAGATGGATCTCAACTTTAATCCCCTTGAGACTGGTGCTCTTGCTCTTTCAATTATCGCCACAGCCTTCAGTTTGCAG GATGGGAATTCTCATTACTTGAAGGGATTGGTTCTTCTGCTTTGCTACATTGTCATTGGAGCATGTTTTTTTGTATCTCAAAGACCTCTAGGTATGTATTTACATGAATCTCTTTAA
- the LOC123206261 gene encoding ankyrin repeat-containing protein ITN1-like has translation MDSKTDLFEPYRAALQGDWEFLQHFYMKNDDNVDLLVSPLTAARDNAFHLAVFSKTKEPLQSLLNLSEKDPKVKYGFLEQNGYGNTPLHEAAANGNMEAVKALVDHYSKLPKEDINVNKTEDVRPGKVEKDQNKNELLEAVKHKAETPLFKAAAFGRIEVVKFLASKSLENIEQGLERKKVTKLKSVHYQNQRILPCATEGKTFVKKPDASILHVAITGHHFDTALFLLKKDESLATLKDVDGRTSLHLLATMPSAFKSEYRWGTWIHSVLYFWWLILLGKNCALAMRNMLEQKRKRELALKLVEKLIEKDSSWDETINKEVMIYEDQGIGIPIQAEGNYTTIPLLLATERGIVEIVKKILGVYPPLVEHENDLNQNILHVAIKHRHYEIFNIVKNMKIPMARLVRKVDRNGYTILHHAAYMEEKTTKIIQPGGPVYRLQEEMEWYRRVKEIMPSHYADLRDMEHGKTCEELFKMKHDGLLKQAQDWIKETSQSCSAVAVLVATLVFAAAYTVPGGSNEKGYPVFLNSTPFLVFIIMDCIALACSLTSVAMFLSILITPYTYYEFHHNIPRKLTTGFCLLYISLVTTMITFVATLVLIIRLEKAHQITTLIYTAAFLPVSVFALVNSHLYAVFEKTFLLPAYEKTLLKLYHRLSKSWCVTKPSQPKKQAAGQGSIADQAAPENPIAYRATSERQSIV, from the exons ATGGACAGTAAAACTGATTTGTTCGAGCCATATCGGGCAGCCCTGCAGGGCGATTGGGAATTTCTGCAGCATTTCTACATGaaaaatgatgataatgttgATTTGCTGGTATCTCCTCTAACGGCCGCCAGGGACAATGCATTTCACTTAGCAGTGTTCAGCAAAACAAAAGAACCACTTCAATCTCTACTTAATTTATCCGAAAAAGATCCTAAGGTGAAATATGGGTTTTTAGAGCAGAATGGCTACGGGAACACACCTCTTCATGAGGCTGCAGCCAATGGGAACATGGAGGCCGTAAAGGCCTTGGTCGATCATTATAGTAAGCTCCCCAAGGAAgatattaatgtaaataaaacTGAGGATGTGCGCCCCGGGAAAGTTGAAAAAGATCAAAATAAGAATGAGCTCCTTGAGGCTGTGAAACATAAAGCTGAAACCCCGCTGTTTAAAGCTGCTGCATTTGGGAGAATAGAAGTGGTGAAGTTTTTAGCTtcaaaatcattagaaaatataGAACAAGGACTAGAACGGAAAAAAGTAACAAAGCTTAAAAGCGTTCACTACCAAAATCAACGCATTCTGCCTTGTGCCACCGAAGGGAAAACATTCGTGAAAAAGCCTGATGCCTCCATTCTGCACGTTGCCATCACGGGACACCACTTTG ATACGGCTCTATTTTTACTGAAAAAGGATGAATCGTTAGCAACACTCAAGGACGTAGATGGCAGGACCTCTCTTCACCTACTAGCAACCATGCCCTCAGCTTTCAAAAGTGAATATCGATGGGGCACATGGATCCACAGTGTCTTGTATTTCT GGTGGCTTATATTACTGGGCAAAAACTGTGCACTAGCAATGAGAAACATGTTGGAACAGAAGAGAAAGCGTGAACTTGCTTTGAAACTAGTGGAGAAACTAATAGAAAAAGATTCTTCTTGGGACGAAACCATTAATAAGGAAGTGATGATTTATGAAGACCAGGGTATAGGAATTCCTATCCAAGCCGAAGGAAATTATACGACAATCCCGTTATTGCTGGCGACTGAAAGAGGAATAGTAGAGATTGTGAAGAAGATACTAGGAGTATATCCTCCTCTAGTTGAGCATGAAAACGATCTGAATCAGAACATACTGCATGTGGCAATTAAGCACCGTCATTATGAGATCTTTAAtattgtgaaaaatatgaaaataccaatGGCAAGGTTAGTCCGAAAGGTTGACAGAAATGGCTACACCATTTTACACCATGCTGCATACATGGAGGAAAAGACTACAAAAATAATTCAACCTGGAGGACCTGTATACCGACTCCAAGAAGAGATGGAGTGGTACAGA CGTGTAAAGGAGATAATGCCCTCCCACTACGCCGACTTGCGCGATATGGAGCATGGCAAGACTTGCGAAGAGCTATTCAAAATGAAGCACGATGGACTTCTCAAGCAAGCACAGGACTGGATAAAAGAAACTTCTCAGTCTTGCTCTGCAGTGGCTGTTCTCGTTGCTACACTGGTCTTCGCAGCTGCCTACACTGTGCCTGGAGGTTCCAATGAAAAGGGGTATCCAGTTTTCCTCAACAGCACTCCCTTCTTGGTTTTTATAATCATGGATTGTATTGCTTTAGCCTGCTCCTTGACCTCCGTTGCAATGTTCTTGTCCATCCTCATAACGCCTTATACGTATTATGAATTCCACCACAATATCCCAAGAAAACTCACAACAGGTTTCTGCTTGCTCTACATTTCATTGGTTACAACAATGATTACATTCGTGGCAACATTAGTGCTCATAATTCGTTTGGAAAAAGCACATCAGATCACCACTCTCATTTATACTGCTGCTTTTTTACCGGTCAGCGTATTTGCACTCGTGAATTCTCATTTGTATGCTGTGTTTGAGAAAACTTTTTTGTTACCTGCGTATGAGAAAACTTTGCTCAAGTTGTATCATAGATTGTCTAAAAGTTGGTGTGTCACAAAGCCTTCACAGCCTAAGAAGCAAGCTGCCGGACAGGGTTCCATTGCAGACCAAGCAGCTCCTGAAAATCCAATCGCATACAGAGCAACTTCAGAACGACAGTCAATTGTCTAA
- the LOC123206269 gene encoding ankyrin repeat-containing protein NPR4-like: MDSKSDLFEPYRAALQGDWEFLRHFYMKNAGLLVSPLTAARDNAFHLAVFSKTKEPLQSLLNLSEKDRKVKYGFLEQNGYGNTPLHEAAANGNLEAVKALVDHYSKLPKEDINVNKPEDVRPGEVEKDQNKNELLEAVNHKAETPLFKAAAFGRIEVVKFLASKSLENIEQGVERKGVTKLKSVHYQNQRILLDATEGKTFEKKPDASILHVAITGHHFDTALFLLEQDESLATLKDVNGRTSLHLLATMPSAFKSEYRWGTWIHSVLVAYITGQKLCTSNEKHVEEKRKRELALKLVEKLIEKDSSWDETINKEVMIYEDQGIGIPIQAEGNYTTIPLLLATERGIVEIVKKILGVHPPLVEHENDLNQNILHVAIKHRQYEIFNIVKTMKISMTRLVRKVDRNGYTILHHAADMEEKTTKIIHPAGPVYQLQEEMKWYKRVKEIMPSHYADLRDMEHGKTCEELFKMKHDGLLKQAQDWIKDTSQSCSAVAVLVATLVFAAAYTVPGGSNEKGYPVFLNSTLFYVFIIMDCIALACSLTSVVMFLSILITPYTYDEFLHNIPSKLTAGFCSLYISLVTTMIAFIATLLLIIRLEKAHRITTLIYTAAFLPVSLFALVNFHLYTVFEKTFLLPAYEKTLLKLYHRLSKSWCVTKPSQPKKQAAGQGSIADQAAPKNPIAYRATSERQSIV, from the exons ATGGACAGTAAATCTGATTTGTTCGAGCCTTATCGGGCAGCCCTGCAGGGCGATTGGGAATTTCTGCGGCATTTCTACATGAAAAATGCTGGTTTGCTGGTATCTCCTCTAACAGCCGCCAGGGACAATGCATTTCACTTAGCAGTGTTCAGCAAAACAAAAGAACCGCTTCAATCTCTGCTTAATTTATCCGAAAAAGATCGTAAGGTGAAATATGGGTTTTTAGAGCAGAATGGCTACGGGAACACACCTCTTCATGAGGCTGCAGCCAATGGGAACCTGGAGGCCGTAAAGGCCTTGGTCGATCATTATAGTAAGCTCCCCAAGGAAgatattaatgtaaataaacCTGAGGATGTGCGCCCCGGGGAAGTTGAAAAAGATCAAAATAAGAACGAGCTCCTTGAGGCTGTGAACCATAAAGCTGAAACCCCGCTGTTTAAAGCTGCTGCATTTGGGAGAATAGAAGTGGTGAAGTTTTTAGCTtcaaaatcattagaaaatataGAACAAGGAGTAGAACGGAAAGGGGTAACAAAGCTTAAAAGCGTTCACTACCAAAATCAACGCATTCTGCTTGATGCCACTGAGGGGAAAACATTCGAGAAAAAGCCTGATGCCTCCATTCTGCACGTTGCCATCACAGGACACCACTTTG ATACGGCTCTATTTTTACTGGAACAGGATGAATCGTTAGCAACACTCAAGGACGTAAATGGCAGGACCTCTCTTCACCTACTAGCAACCATGCCCTCAGCTTTCAAAAGTGAATATCGATGGGGCACATGGATCCACAGTGTCTT GGTGGCTTATATTACTGGGCAAAAACTGTGCACTAGCAATGAGAAACATGTGGAAGAGAAGAGAAAGCGTGAACTTGCTTTGAAACTAGTGGAGAAACTAATAGAAAAAGATTCTTCTTGGGACGAAACCATTAATAAGGAAGTGATGATTTATGAAGACCAGGGTATAGGAATTCCTATCCAAGCCGAAGGAAATTATACGACAATCCCGTTATTGCTGGCGACTGAAAGAGGAATAGTAGAGATCGTGAAGAAGATACTAGGAGTACATCCTCCTCTAGTTGAGCATGAAAACGATCTGAATCAGAACATACTGCATGTGGCAATTAAGCACCGTCAATATGAGATCTTTAATATTGTgaaaactatgaaaatatcaatGACAAGGTTAGTCCGAAAGGTTGACAGAAATGGCTACACCATTTTACACCATGCTGCAGACATGGAGGAAAAGACTACAAAAATAATTCATCCTGCAGGACCCGTATACCAACTCCAAGAAGAGATGAAGTGGTACAAA CGTGTAAAGGAGATAATGCCCTCCCACTACGCCGACTTGCGCGATATGGAGCATGGCAAGACTTGCGAAGAGCTATTCAAAATGAAGCACGATGGACTTCTCAAGCAAGCACAGGACTGGATAAAAGATACTTCTCAGTCTTGCTCTGCAGTGGCTGTTCTCGTTGCTACACTGGTCTTCGCAGCTGCCTACACTGTGCCTGGAGGTTCCAATGAAAAGGGGTATCCAGTTTTCCTCAACAGCACTCTCTTCTACGTTTTCATAATCATGGATTGTATTGCTTTAGCCTGCTCCTTGACCTCCGTTGTAATGTTCTTGTCCATCCTCATAACGCCTTATACGTATGATGAATTCCTCCACAATATCCCAAGCAAACTCACAGCAGGTTTCTGCTCGCTCTACATTTCGTTGGTTACAACAATGATTGCATTCATCGCAACATTATTGCTCATAATTCGTTTGGAAAAAGCACATCGGATCACCACTCTCATTTATACTGCTGCTTTTTTACCAGTCAGCCTATTTGCACTCGTGAATTTTCATTTGTATACTGTGTTTGAGAAAACCTTTTTGTTGCCTGCGTATGAGAAAACTTTGCTCAAGTTGTATCATAGATTGTCTAAAAGTTGGTGTGTCACAAAGCCTTCACAGCCTAAGAAGCAAGCTGCCGGACAGGGTTCCATTGCAGACCAAGCAGCTCCTAAAAATCCAATCGCATACAGAGCAACTTCAGAACGACAGTCAATTGTCTAA